In one window of Bacteroidota bacterium DNA:
- the rfbA gene encoding glucose-1-phosphate thymidylyltransferase RfbA, with translation MKGIILAGGSGTRLYPITKSISKQIIPVYDKPMIYYPLSVLMLAGIQEILIISTPTDIKLYEDLLGEGKQFGLKLSYEIQPSPDGLAQAFTIGDKFIGNDNVCLVLGDNIFYGYGFGKILEEAANLKDGSIVFGYYVNDPERYGVAEFDKSGKVLSLEEKPKNPKSNYAVTGLYFYSNDVVAKAKSLKPSPRGELEITDLNRLYLNEERLGVKLLGRGMAWLDTGTHESLLQASNYIATIEKRQGLKVACLEEIAFNKGYIDKAQLLELAEPLKKNQYGQYLIKIAEEDFFSGNTDF, from the coding sequence ATGAAAGGAATAATTTTAGCAGGTGGTTCAGGAACAAGACTTTATCCTATAACAAAAAGCATTTCGAAACAAATAATCCCGGTTTACGATAAACCCATGATTTATTACCCACTGTCTGTTTTGATGTTAGCCGGAATTCAGGAAATTTTGATTATTTCAACACCAACAGATATTAAGCTATATGAAGACCTACTTGGTGAAGGCAAACAATTTGGCTTAAAGCTGTCATACGAAATTCAACCATCGCCCGATGGTCTTGCACAGGCATTTACTATTGGCGATAAATTCATTGGCAACGATAATGTTTGTTTGGTTTTGGGCGACAATATTTTTTATGGTTATGGTTTTGGGAAAATTCTAGAAGAAGCAGCAAACTTAAAAGATGGTTCTATAGTTTTCGGATATTATGTAAACGATCCTGAGAGATATGGAGTTGCCGAATTCGATAAGTCTGGCAAGGTTTTAAGCCTTGAAGAAAAACCCAAAAATCCAAAATCGAACTACGCAGTTACAGGACTATATTTCTATAGCAACGATGTTGTAGCTAAAGCAAAGAGCCTTAAACCTTCGCCTCGTGGAGAATTGGAGATAACCGATCTCAACAGACTTTACCTTAACGAAGAAAGATTAGGTGTAAAACTCTTAGGTCGTGGTATGGCTTGGTTAGACACAGGTACCCACGAAAGTTTATTACAAGCATCGAACTACATTGCTACCATTGAAAAACGACAAGGACTTAAAGTTGCTTGTCTTGAAGAAATTGCTTTCAATAAAGGATATATTGATAAAGCTCAACTTCTTGAACTTGCAGAACCTCTCAAAAAAAATCAATACGGTCAATACCTTATTAAAATTGCTGAAGAAGATTTTTTTTCAGGCAACACTGATTTTTAG
- a CDS encoding SDR family oxidoreductase: MKKILVTGGAGFLGSHLSERLLKEGNEVVCLDNYFTGSKQNVVHLLSNPYFELVRHDVTMPYFVEVDQIYNLACPASPIHYQYNPIKTVKTSVSGAINMLGLAKRINARILQASTSEVYGDPAIHPQTEDYWGNVNPIGIRSCYDEGKRCAETLFMNYHTQNNVKIKIIRIFNTYGPRMNPNDGRVVSNFIVQALKGENITIYGNGEQTRSFQYVDDLIEGMIRMMNCRQDFIGPVNIGNPGEFTMLELAEKVIKITNSNSKIIHLPLPKDDPTQRKPNIDLAKKELDNWEPKIQLDEGLTNTINYFKRILNL; the protein is encoded by the coding sequence ATGAAAAAAATATTAGTAACCGGAGGTGCCGGATTTTTAGGATCACATTTGTCAGAACGTCTTTTGAAAGAAGGAAATGAAGTAGTTTGTCTCGACAATTATTTTACTGGCAGTAAACAAAATGTTGTCCACCTTTTAAGCAATCCATACTTTGAATTAGTTAGACATGACGTAACAATGCCTTATTTTGTAGAGGTTGATCAGATATACAATTTAGCTTGCCCTGCTTCACCAATTCACTATCAGTATAATCCAATAAAAACAGTAAAAACATCTGTTTCAGGTGCAATAAATATGTTAGGTCTTGCAAAACGAATAAACGCCAGAATATTACAGGCCTCAACAAGCGAAGTATATGGAGATCCTGCCATTCATCCGCAAACTGAAGACTACTGGGGAAATGTAAACCCAATTGGCATTCGCTCGTGCTACGACGAAGGTAAAAGATGTGCAGAAACATTATTTATGAATTATCACACCCAAAATAATGTCAAAATAAAAATTATTAGAATTTTTAACACATATGGACCTAGAATGAATCCCAACGACGGGCGTGTAGTTTCAAATTTTATTGTACAAGCCCTTAAAGGAGAGAATATTACAATTTATGGAAACGGTGAACAGACCAGAAGTTTTCAATATGTAGATGACCTTATTGAAGGTATGATAAGAATGATGAACTGTAGGCAAGATTTCATTGGGCCGGTAAATATTGGAAATCCAGGAGAATTTACAATGCTTGAACTTGCCGAAAAAGTTATAAAAATAACAAATTCCAATTCAAAAATAATACATTTACCTCTTCCAAAAGACGACCCTACCCAAAGAAAACCAAATATCGACCTTGCAAAAAAAGAGTTAGACAATTGGGAACCAAAAATTCAATTAGATGAAGGTTTGACAAATACCATAAACTATTTCAAAAGAATTTTGAATTTATGA
- the rfbD gene encoding dTDP-4-dehydrorhamnose reductase, with translation MNTILITGSKGQLGSEISELSKNYKELNFIFTDVEELDITSKKDILAFFEKNNINFVVNCAAFTAVDNAETNKEFANLLNAIAVGYLGESAKEHNAKIIHISTDYVFDGKNHTPYSENQAPKPNSAYGETKLNGEIELEKSGANSITIRTSWLYSAFGNNFVKTMMRLGKERDELGVLFDQIGTPTYAKDLAQAIIEIILQSIKNENAFKNGIYHFSNEGVCSWYDFAIEIHKLANISCFVKPIETKDYPLPANRPHYSVLNKHKIKDTFGIKIPFWRDSLIKCIEILEKV, from the coding sequence ATGAACACAATTTTAATAACAGGTTCGAAAGGGCAATTAGGAAGCGAAATTTCTGAACTATCAAAAAATTATAAAGAGCTAAACTTTATTTTTACAGATGTTGAAGAACTTGACATTACCAGCAAAAAAGACATTCTTGCTTTTTTTGAAAAGAACAATATCAATTTTGTTGTTAATTGCGCTGCTTTTACAGCAGTTGATAATGCTGAAACAAACAAGGAATTTGCAAATCTTCTGAATGCCATAGCAGTAGGATATCTCGGAGAGTCAGCAAAAGAACATAATGCTAAAATAATTCACATTTCCACAGATTATGTTTTCGATGGAAAAAACCATACTCCCTATTCCGAGAATCAGGCTCCTAAGCCAAATTCGGCATATGGCGAAACAAAACTTAATGGCGAAATTGAATTAGAAAAAAGCGGAGCAAATTCAATAACAATTCGCACTTCCTGGCTTTATTCGGCTTTTGGCAACAATTTTGTAAAAACCATGATGAGGCTTGGAAAAGAACGGGACGAATTAGGAGTTCTTTTCGACCAAATAGGCACACCTACTTACGCAAAAGATTTAGCACAAGCGATAATTGAAATAATTTTGCAAAGCATAAAAAATGAAAATGCCTTCAAAAACGGCATATATCATTTTTCAAACGAAGGCGTTTGCAGTTGGTACGATTTTGCAATAGAGATTCACAAACTCGCCAATATTTCTTGCTTTGTAAAACCAATAGAAACCAAAGACTATCCGCTCCCGGCAAATCGTCCACACTACAGTGTTTTAAATAAACATAAAATTAAAGATACTTTTGGTATAAAAATTCCTTTTTGGAGAGATAGTTTAATAAAGTGTATTGAAATTTTGGAAAAAGTCTAA
- a CDS encoding response regulator yields MQHKFPEEFFHTKNTETKEKVYDILYVGEDKSVIEALSSNDEINLINKINGYLAVSWLENNPQPYAIISEIVIPGMSGFLMHSEIYSNMTQQSLPFIMIDENYTLENKAEALKQNIDDIYNKPINSERLLFRLEFLHEFKLKKNIISYLEDRKSTFNLINS; encoded by the coding sequence ATGCAACATAAATTTCCTGAAGAATTTTTCCATACTAAAAATACAGAAACCAAAGAAAAAGTATATGATATTCTTTATGTTGGAGAAGACAAATCTGTGATTGAGGCACTTTCTAGCAACGATGAGATAAATTTAATAAATAAAATAAACGGATATTTAGCGGTTAGTTGGTTGGAAAACAATCCCCAACCTTATGCGATTATTTCTGAAATAGTAATACCAGGAATGTCGGGCTTTTTAATGCACAGCGAAATATATTCAAATATGACTCAACAATCGTTACCCTTCATTATGATTGATGAGAATTATACTCTGGAAAATAAAGCGGAAGCATTAAAGCAAAATATTGATGACATTTATAACAAACCAATAAATTCTGAACGATTACTGTTTAGATTAGAATTTTTGCATGAGTTTAAACTCAAAAAGAATATAATCTCTTATTTGGAAGATAGAAAAAGCACCTTTAACCTGATTAATTCATAA
- a CDS encoding UDP-glucose/GDP-mannose dehydrogenase family protein, with the protein MRISIVGSGYVGLVSGTCFAETGITVTCVDIDEKKIENLNKGIIPIYEPGLENMIQKNASKDRLFFTTSLKDSLDKSDAVFIAVGTPPDEDGSADLQFVLSVAREVGKNLDHYMVIVTKSTVPIGTAKKVKAAIQGELDKRGVDIPFDIASNPEFLKEGDAIDDFLKPDRIVVGVETERAKKVMQRLYKPFVMNNHPLLFMDVPSAELTKYAANSMLATKISFMNDIANFCDLVGADVHSVRMGIGSDSRIGNKFLYPGVGYGGSCFPKDVKALIKTADENNYSLEILKSVEDVNERQKSVLYDKIMSHYKGNIKGKKFAMWGLSFKPNTDDMREAPSIVLISKLLKEGANVRAYDPVAIEESKRKIGDIVTYVDDQYEALIDVDALIVVTEWQEFRVPKFTIVERLMKTKLVFDGRNIFDPEEMKEFGYQYYGIGRKKV; encoded by the coding sequence ATGAGAATTTCAATTGTAGGATCAGGCTATGTTGGTTTAGTATCGGGAACTTGTTTTGCAGAAACAGGTATTACTGTAACCTGTGTAGATATTGACGAAAAGAAGATTGAGAACCTAAATAAAGGAATAATTCCAATCTACGAACCCGGTTTAGAGAATATGATACAAAAAAATGCAAGCAAAGACAGGTTGTTTTTTACTACAAGTCTGAAAGATAGTTTAGACAAAAGTGATGCAGTTTTTATAGCTGTTGGAACTCCTCCGGACGAAGATGGAAGTGCAGACCTTCAATTTGTACTTTCCGTTGCACGAGAAGTTGGTAAAAATCTTGATCATTACATGGTTATTGTTACAAAAAGTACTGTTCCAATTGGAACAGCAAAAAAAGTGAAAGCTGCGATTCAAGGAGAATTAGATAAAAGAGGTGTAGATATTCCTTTTGATATTGCTTCAAATCCGGAATTTCTGAAAGAAGGTGATGCTATTGACGATTTCTTAAAACCAGACAGAATTGTTGTAGGAGTAGAAACTGAAAGGGCGAAGAAAGTTATGCAAAGGCTTTACAAACCATTTGTTATGAACAACCATCCATTATTATTTATGGATGTTCCATCGGCAGAATTGACAAAATATGCAGCAAATTCGATGCTTGCAACAAAAATTAGTTTTATGAACGATATTGCCAATTTTTGCGATTTAGTCGGGGCAGATGTTCATTCTGTAAGAATGGGAATTGGCTCTGATAGCAGGATAGGAAATAAATTTTTATATCCGGGAGTTGGATACGGAGGCTCATGTTTTCCAAAAGATGTGAAAGCTCTAATTAAAACTGCTGACGAAAACAACTACTCACTTGAGATATTAAAATCTGTCGAAGATGTAAATGAGAGACAAAAATCAGTATTGTATGATAAAATAATGTCGCACTACAAAGGTAATATTAAAGGTAAAAAATTCGCTATGTGGGGATTATCTTTTAAACCCAACACAGATGATATGCGAGAAGCCCCATCAATAGTATTAATTTCTAAATTACTAAAAGAAGGTGCAAATGTTCGAGCTTACGACCCTGTTGCTATTGAAGAGTCGAAAAGAAAAATTGGAGACATAGTAACCTATGTAGATGACCAGTACGAAGCCCTCATAGACGTTGACGCATTGATTGTTGTAACAGAATGGCAAGAATTTAGAGTGCCAAAATTTACTATCGTAGAACGATTAATGAAAACTAAACTTGTATTTGATGGCAGAAATATTTTCGATCCAGAAGAAATGAAAGAGTTTGGATATCAATATTACGGTATTGGAAGGAAAAAAGTATAA
- the rfbC gene encoding dTDP-4-dehydrorhamnose 3,5-epimerase → MKIIKTYIPDLLIIEPKVFEDERGYFFESYNKEDFINNNVNIDFVQDNQSKSMYGVIRGLHYQLAPHSQTKLVRALRGTILDVAVDIRKDSPTYGKSFSIELSEENKKQLLIPQGFAHGFSVLTDYAVFSYKCDNLYNPNSERGINFLDPMLNIDWKIDKTKAVVSTKDKVNPSFDDAETNFVYGQI, encoded by the coding sequence ATGAAAATAATTAAAACATATATTCCCGATTTATTAATCATTGAACCAAAAGTTTTTGAAGACGAAAGAGGATATTTTTTCGAAAGCTACAACAAAGAAGATTTTATTAATAATAATGTAAATATTGATTTTGTACAAGACAATCAGTCGAAATCTATGTATGGAGTAATTCGTGGATTGCACTACCAACTTGCACCCCATTCTCAAACAAAACTTGTGAGAGCATTACGCGGAACAATTCTCGATGTTGCTGTTGACATTAGAAAAGATTCGCCAACCTACGGAAAATCATTCAGCATAGAACTGAGCGAAGAAAACAAAAAACAACTTCTCATTCCTCAAGGATTTGCTCACGGTTTTTCAGTTCTTACCGATTATGCAGTTTTTTCGTACAAATGCGATAATTTATACAATCCCAATTCCGAAAGAGGAATAAATTTTCTCGACCCAATGTTAAATATTGATTGGAAAATTGATAAGACAAAAGCTGTTGTTTCAACAAAAGATAAGGTTAATCCTTCTTTCGATGATGCCGAAACTAATTTTGTTTATGGGCAGATTTAA
- a CDS encoding response regulator translates to MKKKILVIDDEATIRTLLVSFLSRKYNVVSQNNGAEGLAWLQEGDIPDLIVCDVEMPKLDGYEFIKSVKASGYFKNIPLIMLSGLDTSAERVKCLKMGANDFIVKPFNPEELDVKIEIALGRVF, encoded by the coding sequence ATGAAGAAGAAAATTTTGGTTATAGACGATGAAGCAACTATTAGAACTCTTTTGGTAAGCTTTCTGAGTAGGAAATATAATGTTGTTTCACAGAATAATGGTGCTGAAGGATTAGCCTGGCTTCAGGAAGGAGATATTCCTGACTTAATTGTATGCGATGTTGAAATGCCAAAATTAGATGGCTATGAATTCATTAAAAGTGTAAAAGCAAGTGGCTATTTTAAAAATATTCCATTGATAATGCTTTCAGGATTAGACACAAGTGCCGAGAGAGTAAAGTGCCTAAAAATGGGTGCGAACGACTTTATTGTTAAACCGTTTAATCCGGAAGAATTGGATGTTAAAATTGAAATCGCCTTAGGTAGAGTATTTTAA